The Afipia massiliensis genome has a segment encoding these proteins:
- a CDS encoding helix-turn-helix transcriptional regulator → MTPQAEPETQFLEQLGQRVRTMRALRGMSRKVLAKVSGISERYIAQLESGKGNVSIVLLRRVSAAMGAHVEDLIPTTDTSPDWLVIRDLMRNATPPQIAQAKDILSGNGASRHGNTFAGIALIGLRGAGKSTLGKMLAKKIGWTFVELNKEIEQQNGLSVAEIIALYGQEGFRRMEQAALAQLLARKEPIVLATGGGIVSEPVTFDLVLSSFYTIWLKATPEEHMGRVRKQGDLRPMADDRSAMQELRTILVSREPLYARAAAQVDTAGLDIDEAARRLADTVAPVLAKQSLTFAPRAVAAQ, encoded by the coding sequence ATGACCCCGCAGGCAGAACCGGAAACCCAATTCCTTGAGCAGCTTGGGCAGCGCGTCCGCACCATGCGCGCGCTGCGCGGCATGTCGCGGAAAGTGCTGGCGAAGGTGTCGGGAATTTCCGAGCGCTACATCGCGCAGCTCGAAAGCGGCAAGGGCAACGTCTCCATCGTGCTGCTGCGGCGGGTCTCGGCGGCGATGGGCGCGCATGTCGAGGACCTGATCCCGACCACGGACACATCGCCGGACTGGCTGGTGATCCGCGACTTGATGCGCAACGCGACGCCGCCGCAGATCGCACAGGCCAAGGACATTCTCTCCGGCAATGGCGCTTCGCGCCACGGCAACACCTTCGCGGGTATCGCCTTGATCGGGCTGCGCGGCGCGGGCAAATCGACGCTCGGCAAGATGCTGGCGAAAAAGATCGGCTGGACCTTCGTCGAGCTGAACAAGGAAATCGAGCAGCAGAACGGCCTGTCGGTCGCCGAGATAATCGCGCTCTACGGCCAGGAAGGTTTCCGCCGCATGGAGCAGGCGGCGCTGGCGCAATTGCTCGCACGCAAGGAACCGATCGTGCTGGCGACCGGCGGCGGCATCGTCTCCGAGCCGGTGACGTTCGATCTGGTGCTGTCGTCGTTCTATACGATCTGGCTGAAGGCCACGCCCGAAGAACACATGGGACGCGTGCGCAAGCAGGGCGACCTGCGGCCGATGGCCGACGACCGCTCCGCCATGCAGGAACTGCGCACCATCCTCGTGAGTCGCGAGCCGCTCTATGCGCGCGCGGCGGCGCAGGTCGACACCGCGGGTCTCGATATCGATGAAGCCGCGCGACGGCTGGCCGATACCGTCGCGCCGGTGCTGGCGAAACAGTCGCTGACGTTCGCGCCCCGCGCCGTCGCCGCGCAATGA
- a CDS encoding mandelate racemase/muconate lactonizing enzyme family protein has product MLITDVRAHHIRIPYDAGVASFKQGASAIAAVDIVLVEVSTDAGLTGWGDAWGYVCPRSTATAIDEMIAPQARGLEVPDAVGIPLFMERIQRNLHLFGRYGITMFAISGLDIALWDLAARVQGEPLHRLIGARKRGRIPAYASLLKIGKPDLVAQECEAALRRGYPAIKLHETTVPPVFAARQAIGANIPLMVDMNCPMDGVTAIAFAHECQAAAPLFLEEPVWPPEDFTTLAEVRKKGGLDLAAGENACTFYQFRQMLAAGAVSFAQPSVIKVGGITEYLKVVALADELGVKLAPHSPYFGPGFLATLQLMSLRDDGTFVEVFYMNRAACLWRGHIDVDATGTIAVPDGPGLGYEPDKEIMERYRVA; this is encoded by the coding sequence ATGTTGATCACCGACGTTCGCGCACACCACATCCGTATCCCTTATGACGCCGGCGTGGCGAGTTTCAAGCAAGGCGCCTCGGCCATTGCTGCGGTCGATATCGTTCTGGTCGAAGTCTCAACCGATGCGGGGCTGACCGGCTGGGGCGATGCCTGGGGTTACGTTTGCCCCCGCTCGACGGCGACCGCTATCGACGAGATGATCGCGCCGCAAGCCAGGGGCCTTGAAGTCCCTGATGCGGTGGGCATTCCCCTTTTCATGGAGCGCATCCAGCGCAACCTGCACCTGTTCGGCCGGTACGGCATCACGATGTTCGCGATTTCCGGCCTCGACATCGCATTATGGGATCTTGCCGCGCGCGTGCAGGGCGAGCCGCTGCATCGCCTGATCGGTGCGCGCAAGAGGGGCCGTATTCCCGCCTATGCGAGCCTGCTCAAGATCGGCAAGCCCGATCTCGTTGCACAAGAGTGCGAAGCGGCGCTGCGGCGCGGCTACCCGGCAATCAAGCTCCATGAGACCACGGTGCCGCCGGTCTTTGCGGCGCGGCAGGCGATCGGCGCGAACATTCCGCTGATGGTCGACATGAATTGCCCGATGGATGGCGTTACCGCAATTGCGTTCGCTCATGAATGCCAGGCGGCTGCGCCTCTGTTTCTCGAGGAGCCGGTCTGGCCGCCGGAGGATTTCACAACCTTGGCTGAGGTCCGCAAGAAAGGTGGGCTCGATCTCGCCGCGGGCGAGAATGCGTGCACCTTTTATCAGTTCCGCCAGATGCTGGCGGCGGGCGCGGTCAGCTTTGCGCAGCCCTCGGTCATCAAGGTCGGCGGCATCACGGAATACCTGAAGGTCGTCGCGCTGGCCGATGAACTCGGCGTCAAGCTCGCGCCGCATTCTCCCTATTTTGGGCCGGGCTTTCTGGCGACCCTGCAACTCATGTCGCTGCGCGATGACGGCACGTTCGTCGAAGTCTTCTACATGAACCGCGCCGCCTGCCTTTGGCGAGGCCATATCGACGTCGATGCGACGGGCACCATCGCGGTGCCTGACGGGCCAGGGCTGGGCTACGAGCCGGACAAGGAGATCATGGAGCGCTACCGCGTGGCGTGA
- a CDS encoding ABC transporter ATP-binding protein, translated as MSALLEVQKLEAFYGAGQVLHGVALSVARGEQVALLGRNGMGKTTLLRSLMGLVADRRGQINFNGRDIMRAAPEAIARAGVALVPEGRGVFGSLSVVENLVMAARPGIDGRRAWTLEKIYELFPRLHARRANGGQQLSGGEQQMLTIGRALMTNPDLILIDEATEGLAPLVAKDIWRTLGIIRSEGVATIVVDKDFRSLSRIADRMVMLSKGTVVFDGTPADLAQKQDLLEQHLGV; from the coding sequence ATGAGCGCGCTCCTTGAAGTGCAAAAGCTCGAAGCGTTCTACGGCGCGGGCCAGGTGCTGCACGGCGTCGCGCTCTCGGTTGCACGCGGCGAACAGGTGGCGCTGCTTGGCCGCAACGGCATGGGCAAGACCACGCTGTTGCGATCGCTGATGGGGCTTGTCGCCGATCGGCGCGGCCAGATCAATTTCAACGGCCGCGACATCATGCGCGCGGCCCCCGAAGCGATCGCGCGCGCGGGCGTGGCGCTAGTGCCGGAAGGCCGCGGTGTGTTCGGCTCGCTGTCGGTGGTGGAAAATCTGGTGATGGCGGCGCGGCCCGGCATCGACGGACGCCGCGCGTGGACGCTGGAGAAGATCTACGAGTTGTTTCCACGCCTTCATGCGCGCCGCGCCAACGGTGGGCAGCAACTCTCCGGCGGCGAACAACAGATGTTGACCATCGGCCGGGCGCTGATGACCAACCCCGATCTGATCCTGATCGACGAAGCGACCGAAGGCCTCGCGCCTCTCGTTGCAAAGGACATCTGGCGCACCCTCGGCATCATTCGCAGCGAAGGCGTTGCGACCATCGTGGTCGACAAGGATTTCAGGTCTCTTTCTCGGATCGCCGACCGCATGGTGATGTTGTCGAAGGGCACGGTGGTGTTCGATGGCACGCCGGCTGATCTGGCGCAGAAGCAGGATCTGCTGGAGCAGCATCTGGGGGTTTAG
- a CDS encoding ABC transporter ATP-binding protein, giving the protein MADNAQVALRAVGLRKHFGGLTAVSDVSLDVHTGEIHAVIGPNGAGKSTLINLLSGDLSPSAGEIMLGGQNSSGFDDITRLAPDRRARAGLGRSYQKTTIFPQFSAQENVRLAAQAHAASPLKMFGNVTSDADVNRRTSEALEQAGLLARAQMIATHLSHGEQRQLEIAMVLATQPRIILLDEPLAGMGQSEARKVVDLIASLKQGRAVLVVEHDMDAVFELADRLTVMADGHVIASGLPQDVRIDPAVRLAYLGVEEDAA; this is encoded by the coding sequence ATGGCTGACAACGCACAGGTCGCCTTGCGCGCCGTGGGCTTGAGAAAACATTTCGGCGGTCTCACCGCCGTTTCCGATGTTTCGCTCGACGTACACACCGGCGAAATCCACGCTGTGATCGGGCCGAACGGCGCCGGCAAATCGACGCTGATCAATCTTTTATCCGGCGACCTTTCGCCGAGCGCCGGCGAAATCATGCTTGGTGGCCAAAACTCTTCCGGATTTGATGACATCACCCGCCTTGCTCCGGATCGCCGTGCACGCGCCGGGCTCGGCCGTTCGTATCAGAAGACCACCATCTTCCCGCAGTTCAGCGCACAGGAGAACGTGCGGCTGGCGGCGCAGGCCCATGCCGCGTCGCCGCTGAAAATGTTCGGTAATGTGACGTCCGATGCCGACGTCAATCGACGCACAAGCGAGGCGCTGGAGCAGGCGGGACTTCTGGCGCGCGCGCAGATGATTGCGACGCATCTGTCTCACGGTGAACAGCGCCAGCTTGAAATCGCCATGGTGCTGGCGACCCAGCCGCGCATCATCCTGCTCGACGAGCCGCTCGCGGGCATGGGCCAATCCGAGGCACGCAAGGTGGTCGACCTGATTGCATCGCTGAAGCAAGGCCGCGCGGTGCTGGTGGTCGAGCACGACATGGACGCGGTGTTCGAGCTGGCGGATCGTCTCACGGTGATGGCGGACGGCCATGTCATCGCCAGCGGTTTGCCGCAGGATGTCCGTATCGATCCGGCGGTGCGGCTCGCCTATCTCGGCGTTGAGGAGGACGCGGCATGA
- a CDS encoding branched-chain amino acid ABC transporter permease — protein sequence MTTRGSHATWIVPSVLLALAIALPFVAPTYYVQFISKALIMGILAMSLNLVVGYGGLVSLCHAAFFGIAGYVLALASPKYDPAALWWTLPLAVAVSAAVAAVIGSLALRTRGIYFIMVTLAFGEMLFFFFHDSKFAGGSDGAFIYNKPSMMLGNITLLDLEKPLVYYFVVLAVLVAVIALLTMIVRSPFGHALAAARDNERRARALGFPVFRVRLTAFVISGAIAGIAGYFAAAQFGFVAPQMLGWHLSATVLVMVLIGGQRSVAGPLVGALVLIGLEEVLKATTEHWKLAEGLIVILIVLMLPNGVRQLLSMVLPAQETSPVIARSAATKQSSSLSDASGLLRSARNDDVAGGRHG from the coding sequence ATGACAACAAGAGGCTCTCACGCGACCTGGATTGTTCCATCCGTGCTGTTAGCGCTGGCAATCGCATTGCCATTCGTCGCGCCGACTTACTACGTGCAGTTCATCAGCAAGGCGCTGATCATGGGCATCCTCGCGATGTCGCTCAATCTCGTGGTCGGCTATGGCGGGCTGGTGAGCCTGTGCCATGCGGCGTTCTTCGGCATCGCGGGCTATGTGCTGGCGCTGGCGTCGCCGAAATACGATCCGGCGGCGCTGTGGTGGACGCTGCCGCTTGCGGTGGCCGTATCCGCCGCCGTCGCCGCGGTGATTGGCTCACTGGCGCTGCGCACCCGCGGTATCTATTTCATCATGGTGACGCTGGCGTTTGGCGAGATGCTGTTCTTCTTCTTTCATGACAGCAAGTTCGCCGGCGGCTCGGACGGTGCCTTCATCTACAACAAGCCGTCGATGATGCTGGGCAACATCACGCTGCTCGATCTCGAAAAGCCGCTGGTTTACTATTTCGTGGTGCTGGCCGTGCTGGTGGCGGTGATCGCGCTGCTGACCATGATCGTGCGCTCGCCGTTCGGTCATGCGCTGGCGGCCGCCCGCGACAACGAACGCCGCGCCCGTGCGCTCGGCTTCCCGGTGTTTCGCGTGCGGCTGACGGCGTTCGTGATCTCCGGCGCGATTGCGGGCATCGCCGGATATTTCGCCGCCGCCCAGTTCGGCTTCGTCGCGCCGCAGATGCTCGGCTGGCATCTGTCGGCGACCGTGCTGGTGATGGTGCTGATCGGCGGTCAGCGTTCGGTGGCCGGGCCGCTGGTCGGCGCGCTGGTGCTGATCGGACTGGAGGAAGTGCTGAAGGCCACAACCGAACACTGGAAGCTCGCCGAAGGCCTGATCGTGATCCTGATCGTGCTGATGCTGCCCAATGGCGTACGGCAATTGCTGTCGATGGTGCTCCCGGCGCAGGAAACGTCTCCCGTCATTGCGAGGAGCGCAGCGACGAAGCAATCCAGTTCTTTGTCGGACGCTTCTGGATTGCTTCGCTCCGCTCGCAATGACGATGTGGCGGGAGGGCGTCATGGCTGA
- a CDS encoding branched-chain amino acid ABC transporter permease: MDFVTLGVQLLNAIQYGTVLFLVASGLTLVFGILGVINLAHGAFYMLGAYLAYWIAAYTGSFWIAVVGGVVISFVVGLLLENVFIRRLYGRDHLAQVLLSFGLILVIDEVRQLLFGKDVHSVLPPEGLRGAIQLTDNLSYPVYRLAICAFCLVAAAIIFLVITRTKIGMIVRAGAENREMTRTLGINFDTVNRYVFAVGIALAALGGIVVAPISTVYPGMGDSMLILSFVVVVLGGIGSIGGAAIGALLIGLTDTFGKVFFPSVSSVLIYVLMAAVLLWRPNGILGRREV, translated from the coding sequence ATGGATTTCGTAACCCTCGGCGTTCAGCTTCTGAATGCCATTCAGTACGGGACGGTCCTGTTTCTCGTCGCCAGCGGACTGACGCTGGTGTTCGGCATTCTCGGTGTCATCAATCTGGCGCACGGCGCGTTCTACATGCTGGGCGCCTATCTCGCCTACTGGATCGCGGCCTATACCGGCAGCTTCTGGATCGCCGTCGTCGGAGGTGTTGTCATCTCCTTCGTTGTCGGACTGCTGCTGGAAAATGTTTTCATCCGCAGGCTCTATGGCCGCGATCATCTAGCGCAGGTGCTGCTCTCGTTCGGCCTGATCCTTGTCATTGATGAAGTCCGGCAACTGCTGTTCGGCAAGGACGTGCATTCGGTGCTGCCGCCGGAAGGGCTGCGCGGCGCGATCCAGCTCACCGACAATCTGTCCTACCCCGTGTACCGGCTCGCGATCTGTGCGTTCTGTCTCGTGGCGGCGGCGATCATCTTCCTCGTTATCACGCGTACGAAAATAGGGATGATCGTGCGCGCGGGTGCGGAGAACCGCGAGATGACCCGCACGCTCGGCATCAACTTCGACACGGTGAACCGTTACGTGTTCGCGGTCGGCATTGCGCTGGCGGCGCTCGGCGGCATCGTGGTCGCGCCCATCTCGACCGTTTATCCCGGTATGGGCGACAGCATGCTTATTCTCTCCTTCGTCGTGGTCGTGCTCGGCGGCATCGGCTCGATCGGCGGCGCCGCGATCGGCGCGCTGCTGATCGGCCTCACCGACACCTTCGGCAAGGTGTTTTTTCCGAGTGTGTCGAGCGTGCTGATTTACGTGCTGATGGCGGCGGTGTTGTTGTGGCGTCCGAACGGCATTCTCGGCCGGCGGGAGGTGTAG